A genomic window from Rattus norvegicus strain BN/NHsdMcwi chromosome 9, GRCr8, whole genome shotgun sequence includes:
- the Defb49 gene encoding beta-defensin 133 precursor: protein MKLPVLFLLFCFLDLLKTVKAEMKDTLFCFLKKGKCRHVCMNVEKRVGPCTKLNANCCIFVRDMRAIIPEDQRTVSIKIRNKQN from the exons ATGAAGCtgcctgttctttttcttttgttttgctttctcgACCTGTTGAAGACAG TAAAAGCTGAAATGAAAGACACCCTTTtttgctttctcaagaaaggcaAATGCAgacatgtgtgcatgaatgttgAAAAGAGAGTTGGTCCCTGCACAAAACTAAATGCTAACTGCTGCATATTTGTGCGTGACATGAGAGCCATCATTCCTGAAGATCAAAGAACAGTAAGTATAAAGATTAGAAATAAACAGAACTAG